The Streptomyces kanamyceticus DNA segment CCATTTTGGTGCTACGTGAGTTCGACGTGGGGTGGATGTGACAGGGGGTGCCTGTGTGCACACCGCCCCTCGCGAGCGGCAGAGAGAACCGAACCTTGGAGCACCACATGCCAGCTGCTGACCGCTACCTCCATCGAGCCCCCTCCGGCCGCCCCTACTTCAGCTCGGACGGCGAGACGTATCTGGCGCAGACCCAGCTGCGGGACCTGGACAAGACCCGCGAGCTGAGGGTGCTCTCCGAGGAGGACTTCGCCTTCTGGCAGACGTACGGCTACGTCGTGGTGAAGCAGGCCATCCCCGCCGCCGCGGCCAAGGGGCTCCTCGACTTCACCTGGGAGTTCCAGGGCCTCGACCGCGAGCGCCCGGAGACCTGGTACGAGGAGCGCGAGTACCGCTCGGACCTGGACAGGGAGCTGCACATCTACGGCTTCGTCGAGGCGTACCACCACCAGCTCATATGGGACAGCCGCCAGACCCAGCGGGTCTACGACGCGTTCGTCGACGTGTGGGACTGCGAAGAGCTCTGGGTGACCCTCGACCGGCTCAACCTCAACCCGCCCAACGTCAAGAACCGCGACCGCGGCCTGATCGCGCCGACCGAGCGCGGCTTCGACATCAACCTCCACTGGGACGTCGACACCACGCTCGGCGTACTGCCCCAGCGCGTCCAGGGCATCATCGCCCTCGACGACACGAGCGCTGAGCTCGGCGGCTTCCAGTGCTGCCCGGAGCTGTTCCGCCAGTTCGACCGGTGGAAGGCCCTCCAGCCCGACGACCGCGACCCGATCCGCCCCGCGATCGACCGCTCCGAACTGCCCGTCGTCCGCCCCGAACTGGAGGCGGGCGACCTGCTCATCTGGAACGGCCTGCTGGCCCACGGCGTCGCCCCCAACACCTCGGGCAGCGGCGTGCGCGCCGTGCAGTACCTCTCGATGATGCCGGCGCTGGAGTCCCACGAGACCCTGCGCCGCTCCCGCGTCGAGTCCTGGCGCGACCTCAGCACGCCCGACTGGAACGCGACGTTGGTCGGCGACCACGTCAAGCACGAGTCCGAGCGGTACGGCACGGCCGCGCTGACCGGCCTCGGCGCCAAGCTCCTCGGCCTGAAGTCCTGGAACGGGCAGCACTTCGACGAGCCGATCGGGGAAGACGCATGCGCCGAATCTGCCTGACACTGCCCACGAACAGAGCCTGCTCCCACACCATCGCGGCGATCGGCGACGAGGCGGCGTACGCCGCCCGGACCTTCGACGTCGAGGTGCGGCTGCTGATCCTCGACTCCTCCGACACCGCCACCTACACCGAGCACGCGGCGGCCGTGCGCGAGCTCGGCGACGTCCCCGGTGTCGTCACGCACCACCTCGACGAGGCGGCGCAGCGCGACTTCCTGCGCCGGGTCATCGACGGCGCGGGCGTCGCCAAGCCCGAGCTGATGCTCGACCTGATGCTGCCGGACGGCGTCTCCTACGGAGCCTGCACCAACCGGGCTTTCCTCATCGCCGCCGCGCTCGGCTGCGAGTCCGTGCACCGCAGGGACTCCGACAGCCACTACCAGGTCCTGGACGGCGAGCCCGTCTTCCCCGTCCACCACGAACTGATGTCGCTCGGCAAGCGCGCCGCCGACGCCGTCGACGGCGTCACCGAGATGGACCTCGCCGACGAGCACCGTGACAAGCGCGTCGCGATGGTCGGCAGCTCCTTCGTCGGCGAACTCTCCGTGGACATCGGCGAGATCAACGCGATCGACCCGGACGTGTACTACGACGTGGTCAGCCTCTGGGCGCCCGTCCACTGGTCCGACGAGGAGAAGCGGGACCTCGTCGAGGAATCCTTCCGCGGCGCGGGCTCCGACACCTTCACGCACGACCGCGCGACGCTGACCCTGGTCGACCCGATGCGCGTCGACATGTGCAACATCGCCTTCCACGACGTGCACGAGCGCGTCCCGCTGCCGCCCGCCACCGACACCATCGGCAGCGACTACTTCCTCATCCACCTCGCCCACGACGCCGCACTGCCCGGCGTCCTGCACAACCGCCACATCGTCAACTACTACACCGAGGAACGCCGCACCGACGCGGGTTTCACGGCGTACCAGACGCGCTTCGTCAAGTTCTTCCTCTCGATGCTCTACTTCAACGTCATCTACGACCGGATGACCGAGGCGGGCGAGGCGCTCCTGGACGAGCGGGGCCGGGTCAGCGCCCGCGCCATCGCCGCGTTCGCCCGCGAGAGCGCTCTCCTGGACCGGGCGGAGAACGTCGAACGGCTCGACAGGGTCGACGTCGCCTACCGCAAACTGGGCGGCCGCTACGCCGAGTTCGCCGACCTCCTCGCCGAGCGCCGCGAACGCCTCCTGGACGAGGCGCGGCGTGACATCGAGGACTTCGCGCTGCTCACCGAGGCGTGGGAGTCGCTGGTGCGCGCGAGCGCGGCCGCCGGTGCCCCGCCGACCCCGGGGCGGACCGGTTGAGCGCCACGATGACGTACGAAGCCGAGAGCGGACCCCTGTTCGACGCCCTCGCGGCGGCTTCCGCGGACCAGATCGTCTACGACCTGCCGGGCATCGAGGCGCGCTACGACACGCTGCGCCGCGAACTGCCGGGCGTCGCGGTCCGGTTCGCCATGAAGGCCTGCCCGGTGGACGAGGTGCTCGGGCGGCTCGCGCAGCGCGGCTCAGGAGTCGACGCGGCGAGCCCCGACGAGGTGGCGCAGGCACTCCGGGCGGGTGTGCCCATCGAACGGATGCACTACGGCAACACGGTCAAGTCCGACCGGAACATCGCCGACGTGTTCCGGCTCGGCATCCGGGACTTCGCGACCGACAGCCTGGAGGACGTGACCGCCCTCGCCGAGCACGCCCCCGGCGCCCGGGTGTTCTGCCGCCTCGCGACCACCGGCGAAGGGGCCCTGTGGGGCCTCAGCAACAAGTACGGCTGCTCGCCCGCCGACGCCGTGGACATCCTGACGACCGCACGGGACAACGGACTCGTCCCCGCGGGCCTGTCCGTGCACGTCGGATCCCAGCAGATGACCGCCGACGCCTGGCGCGGCGCCTTCGACCGCATCGCGGACGTCCTGACCGCCCTGCGGGAGCGCGGGATATCCCTCGACCACGTCAACCTCGGCGGCGGGCTGCCCGCGCTCGGCTACCGCGACAAGCACGGCAGACCGCTCGACCCCCCGATGGACAAGATCTTCACCGTGATCCGCGAGGGCATGGAACGCCTGCGGGAGATCAGGGGCCACCGCCTCGGCTTCGTCGTGGAGCCCGGCCGCTACCTCGTCGCCGACCACGGCGCGATCCGCGCCCACGTCGCGCGGCTCTCCGCGCGCGGCCAGGCCGACGGTGAGCGGCGGTACTGGCTCTACCTGAGCTGCGGCAAGTTCAACGGCCTCTACGAGATGGACCAGTTGCAGTACCGCCTGGTCTTCCCCACGCACCGCGGCGCCGAGTCGGTCCCCGCCGTCGTGGCGGGCCCCACCTGCGACAGCGACGACGCCTACTCCCACGAGGACGGACTCGTCCCGGTGCCCAAGGACTTGGCATCGGGCGACCCGGTCTGGGTGCTCTCCTGCGGGGCGTACGCGACCAGTTACATGACGCAGGGCTTCAACGGGTTCCGTCCCCTTCCGTACACGTGGATCGACGGCGGTGCGCATGCGGCATGAAGTGCGCGTCAGACACATCGTCGACGCCGACTGGGACGGCATCACGGAACTGGAGGCCCGCGCCTACACGGGACTCGGCCTCTCGGAGGGGCGCGCCGCGCTGGAGTCGCGGATGCGGGCGTCCCCCGACACCTGCTTCGTCCTGGACATCGGCCCCCGGCTCGCGGGCTACCTCCTCGCGCTGCCCTACGCGGAACACCAGTACCCGGACCTGCGCAGCACGGAGGCGGCAGGCGCCGCGCCCGTGACGCGCAACCTCCATCTGCACGACGTCGTCATCGCCGAGGACCTCCGCCACCGGGGGCTCGCCAGGCACCTCGTCGAGCACCTGATGGAGACGGCGCGTGCGCACGGGTACGAGCGGATCTCCCTGATCGCCGTCGGCGGCAGCGACACCTTCTGGTCGGCGCGGGGATTCACCGCCCGCGAGGACGAGGCCGCCCCCGCCGGTTACGGTCCCGGCGCCGTGTACATGCACCGCGCGGTGCCCGGCGACGTGGCGCTCGCCGGTGCGTCGCCGCAGACAAGTCATTCGCGAAGAGAAGTGGGCTGATGCGGGTGCTCCGCGTACGTGATCCTTTTTATCGGGGCCAGTTGGCGATCGCCGCCCTGTTCTGTTCCCTCGGCTTCCAGTACGCCACCTGGGCGGCCCGGATCCCGGCCATCAAGGCGGACCTCGGCCTCTCGGCGGCGGAGGTCGGTGTGCTCCTGATGGCCGCAGGGGTGGGCGCGGCCGTCTCGTTCCCGCTGGTCGCGATGTTGATGCGGCGCTTCGACTCGCGCCGCATCGCCGTCTTGTCGGCCATCGGCCTCGCCCTGATGCTCCCGGCCCTGGCCGCCGCGCCGAACTTCCCCGTGGCGCTGGCCGTGATGTGCTTCGACGGCTTCCTCGTGGGCTGCCTCAACGTCTCCATGAACGCCCAGGGCGCCGCCCTGGAGAGCAGGCACGAGCGCAACGCCATGGCCCGTCTGCACGCGACGTTCAGCGGCGGCTCGCTGCTCGCCGCGCTCGTCGCCTCCGGCATGAACGCGGTGACCTCGACGGTCGCCGTGCACTTCGCCGCGGCCGCCGTGATCCTCTTCCTGCTCGTCGCGTACGCCAGTACGGGGCTGCTCACCGAGGAGAGGGCGGCCGAGGGCGGCACGGATTCACAGGAGAGTGAGGAGAAGGAGACACAGGGAGTAGAGGGAGTAGAGGGGGAGAAGAAGGGCAAGTGGGCCCTGCCCTCCCGCATGACCCTGTGGATGTGCTGCGCCATGGCCTTCGGCACCGTCACCGAGGGCGCCATGAACGACTGGTCGGCGCTCTACCTGAAGGACGTGGCCAAGGCGTCGGCCGAGCTCGCGCCCCTGGGCATCGCCGTGGTCTCCGGAATGATGGTGGTCGCCCGGCTGTTCGCCGACGGCTGGCGCAGCCGCTGGGGCGACGGCCGCATCGTCGTGGTGGGCAGCGCGGTGGGCGGTGTCGGCCTTGCCCTCGCCCTGCTCAGCGGTGGTCTGGTGCCCGCCCTCATCGGGTTCGCCTGTGTGGGTCTCGGCGTCGCGGCCGTCACCCCGTGCGTCTACGTCGCCGCGGCGAACCAAGGCTCGGACACGCTGACTCTGGTCGCCGCCATGGGCACCACGGGACTGCTCGCCGGGCCGCCGCTCATCGGATTCATCGCGCACGCCAGCAGCCTGGCCTGGGGCCTCGGTGCCGTCGCCGCATCGGCCCTCGTCGTGTCGCTGTGTGGTACGCGGATCCGGTGGACGTCCCCGGCTGCCGCGCCAGGAACCGCGGAAGAAGCGGTTCTTACTCAAGGGTAGGCCGCGCCGACCCCCTTGTTATACGGTCCGTCTAACAAGGGGGGCGCGGCGGGCGAAGGGACGATGCGCCGCGCTCCGTTCTGCGCACACTTCTGAGCCGAGGAGCCGCAGCATGGCAAGCAGCACCGTTCGCCCCAGCACACAGGACCAGCCGCACCACGCCTCCGCCGACACCTCTCAAGAGGCCGACACCTCTCAAGAGGGCGACGTGTCGCAGCGGTTGCTCGCATCGGCCGCCGTCCTCGCGTACGACCCGGCCACCGAGGTCGACTGGGACACGCCCCTCGACACCGACCACCACGGCGCGAGCCCGGAGTGGAGCACGCTCTACGGCACCGCGTACTGGCGGGAGCTGACCGAGGCGCAGCGCAAGGAGCTGACCCGGCAGGAAGCCGCGTCCGTGGCGAGTACGGGCATCTGGTTCGAGATGATCCTCCAGCAGATGGTGCTGCGCGACGTGTACGCCAAGGACCCGACGAGCGCCGACGTCCAGTGGGCGCTCACGGAGATCGCCGAGGAGTGCAGGCACTCGATCATGTTCGCCCGCGGCGCCCGGAAGCTCGGCGCGCCGCCCTACCGGCCGAAGCGGTTCGTCGTCGAACTCGGCAGGGTCTTCAAGACGGTGGCCTTCGGCGAGGCGGCGTACGCGGCGATCCTCGTGGCGGAGGAGGTGCTCGACGTGATGCAGCGCGACTGGATGCGGGACGAGCGGGTCGCGCCGTTCGTCCGCACGATCAACAACATCCACGTCGTCGAGGAGTCGCGGCACATGAAGTTCGCCCGCGACCAGACGCGCAAGCGGCTGAAGGGCGCGGGCCCGGTGCGCCGCCAGATCAACGCCTTCGTCGTCGCCGTCGCCTCGTACTACATCGTCACGAGCATGGTGAACCGCCAGGTGTACGCGAACGCCGGGCTCGACGAGAAGCGGGCGCTCGCCGAGGCGAAGGCCAACGAGCACCACAAGTCCATGATGCGGTCCAGCTGTTCGGGCCTCATGGAGTTCCTCGCCTCCTCGCGCCTGCTCACCGGGCCCGCCCTGGCGTTCTACAAGCGCGCGCACCTGATCTGACCCGTTCCGAGGTCCGACCCGTGCCGAGATCAGAGCCCTTCCGAGCGAGCAGAGCCGAGCCGACGACATGACCTACGCCATCACGCAGACCTGCTGCAGCGACGCCACCTGCGTCGCCGTGTGCCCGGTCAACTGCATCCACCCGACGCCCGAAGAGCGCGCGTTCGGCAGCACGGAGATGCTGCACATCGACCCGAAGTCCTGCATCGACTGCGGTGCCTGCGCCGACGCCTGCCCGGTCGACGCGATCTTCCCCGTGGACCGGCTGCCCGCCGCGCAGCGCGAGTACGCCGACATCAACGCGGCGTACTACGACGGGGAGGAGCCGGGACCCGCGCCGGAAGGACCCACCTTCCACGCCTGGGGCGAGCCGTCCTTCCCGCGCGTCTTGCCCGCCGACTTCGCGCCGCTCAAGGTCGCCGTCGTCGGCACGGGCCCCGCGGGGATGTACGCCGCGCAGGACCTGCTCCTGCACACCAGCGCCGAGGTCACGCTCATCGACCGGCTGCCGGTCGCCGGTGGCCTGGTGCGGTACGGAGTGGCCCCTGACCATCCCGCGACCAAGAAGGTCGGCGACACCTTCGCGCGCTTCCACGCCCACCCGAGGGTGCGCATGCACCTGGGGCTCGACGTGGGCACCGACGTCACCCACGAGGAGATAGCGGCGCACCACGACGCGGTCGTCTACGCCGTGGGCGCCGCCGCCGACCGGAAGCTCGCGATACCGGGCGAGGAGCTGCCGGGCAGCGTCTCCGCGAGCGCGTTCGTGGCCTGGTACAACGCCCACCCGGACGCGGCGCGGGACCCCGTCGACCTGTCGGCCGAGCGCGTCGTCGTGGTCGGCAACGGCAACGTCGCCCTCGACGTGGCACGGATCCTGCTCGCCGACCCCGAAACCCTGGCCCGCACCGACATCGCCGACCACGCGCTGGCCGCGCTGCGCGCCAGCAAGGTGCGCGAGGTGGTGCTGCTCGGCAGGCGCGGGCCCGAGGACGCCGCGTACACGAGGTCCGAACTGCTCGCGCTGCGCCACGTGCCGGGCGTGGACCTGGTCGTGGACGACCACGACCCGCGGACCGCCCCCGCGATCGAGGCGGCCGCGGCGCGCGACAAGGCCGCCGCACTGCAGGGCGTCGGACGCGCACGGCCTGATTGGCAGGCGCCGCCCGCGCCGGGACGTCGCATCGTCCTGCGCTTCCACTGCGCGCCCGTCGAGGTGCTCGGCGACGACCGGGTCGAGGCCGTGCGGGTCGAGGGCGGACAGGTCGTACAAGGCAGCGATGGCGATGGCGATGGCGATGGCGACGTGGACGGGCGGACGATCCGCGCGGGCGCGCTGCTGCGCGCCATCGGCTACCGCGGGGTGCCGGTCGCCGGGCTGCCCTTCGACGAGGCCACCGGCACCGTGCCGCACGAGGGCGGCCGGGTGACGGGGCAGCCGGGCACGTACGTGGTGGGCTGGATCAAGCGCGGTCCCAGCGGCGGCATCGGCGCCAACCGCACCTGCGCC contains these protein-coding regions:
- a CDS encoding phytanoyl-CoA dioxygenase family protein — encoded protein: MPAADRYLHRAPSGRPYFSSDGETYLAQTQLRDLDKTRELRVLSEEDFAFWQTYGYVVVKQAIPAAAAKGLLDFTWEFQGLDRERPETWYEEREYRSDLDRELHIYGFVEAYHHQLIWDSRQTQRVYDAFVDVWDCEELWVTLDRLNLNPPNVKNRDRGLIAPTERGFDINLHWDVDTTLGVLPQRVQGIIALDDTSAELGGFQCCPELFRQFDRWKALQPDDRDPIRPAIDRSELPVVRPELEAGDLLIWNGLLAHGVAPNTSGSGVRAVQYLSMMPALESHETLRRSRVESWRDLSTPDWNATLVGDHVKHESERYGTAALTGLGAKLLGLKSWNGQHFDEPIGEDACAESA
- a CDS encoding DUF6271 family protein, which produces MRRICLTLPTNRACSHTIAAIGDEAAYAARTFDVEVRLLILDSSDTATYTEHAAAVRELGDVPGVVTHHLDEAAQRDFLRRVIDGAGVAKPELMLDLMLPDGVSYGACTNRAFLIAAALGCESVHRRDSDSHYQVLDGEPVFPVHHELMSLGKRAADAVDGVTEMDLADEHRDKRVAMVGSSFVGELSVDIGEINAIDPDVYYDVVSLWAPVHWSDEEKRDLVEESFRGAGSDTFTHDRATLTLVDPMRVDMCNIAFHDVHERVPLPPATDTIGSDYFLIHLAHDAALPGVLHNRHIVNYYTEERRTDAGFTAYQTRFVKFFLSMLYFNVIYDRMTEAGEALLDERGRVSARAIAAFARESALLDRAENVERLDRVDVAYRKLGGRYAEFADLLAERRERLLDEARRDIEDFALLTEAWESLVRASAAAGAPPTPGRTG
- a CDS encoding type III PLP-dependent enzyme, which translates into the protein MTYEAESGPLFDALAAASADQIVYDLPGIEARYDTLRRELPGVAVRFAMKACPVDEVLGRLAQRGSGVDAASPDEVAQALRAGVPIERMHYGNTVKSDRNIADVFRLGIRDFATDSLEDVTALAEHAPGARVFCRLATTGEGALWGLSNKYGCSPADAVDILTTARDNGLVPAGLSVHVGSQQMTADAWRGAFDRIADVLTALRERGISLDHVNLGGGLPALGYRDKHGRPLDPPMDKIFTVIREGMERLREIRGHRLGFVVEPGRYLVADHGAIRAHVARLSARGQADGERRYWLYLSCGKFNGLYEMDQLQYRLVFPTHRGAESVPAVVAGPTCDSDDAYSHEDGLVPVPKDLASGDPVWVLSCGAYATSYMTQGFNGFRPLPYTWIDGGAHAA
- a CDS encoding GNAT family N-acetyltransferase, with the translated sequence MRHEVRVRHIVDADWDGITELEARAYTGLGLSEGRAALESRMRASPDTCFVLDIGPRLAGYLLALPYAEHQYPDLRSTEAAGAAPVTRNLHLHDVVIAEDLRHRGLARHLVEHLMETARAHGYERISLIAVGGSDTFWSARGFTAREDEAAPAGYGPGAVYMHRAVPGDVALAGASPQTSHSRREVG
- a CDS encoding MFS transporter — encoded protein: MRVLRVRDPFYRGQLAIAALFCSLGFQYATWAARIPAIKADLGLSAAEVGVLLMAAGVGAAVSFPLVAMLMRRFDSRRIAVLSAIGLALMLPALAAAPNFPVALAVMCFDGFLVGCLNVSMNAQGAALESRHERNAMARLHATFSGGSLLAALVASGMNAVTSTVAVHFAAAAVILFLLVAYASTGLLTEERAAEGGTDSQESEEKETQGVEGVEGEKKGKWALPSRMTLWMCCAMAFGTVTEGAMNDWSALYLKDVAKASAELAPLGIAVVSGMMVVARLFADGWRSRWGDGRIVVVGSAVGGVGLALALLSGGLVPALIGFACVGLGVAAVTPCVYVAAANQGSDTLTLVAAMGTTGLLAGPPLIGFIAHASSLAWGLGAVAASALVVSLCGTRIRWTSPAAAPGTAEEAVLTQG
- a CDS encoding AurF N-oxygenase family protein, coding for MASSTVRPSTQDQPHHASADTSQEADTSQEGDVSQRLLASAAVLAYDPATEVDWDTPLDTDHHGASPEWSTLYGTAYWRELTEAQRKELTRQEAASVASTGIWFEMILQQMVLRDVYAKDPTSADVQWALTEIAEECRHSIMFARGARKLGAPPYRPKRFVVELGRVFKTVAFGEAAYAAILVAEEVLDVMQRDWMRDERVAPFVRTINNIHVVEESRHMKFARDQTRKRLKGAGPVRRQINAFVVAVASYYIVTSMVNRQVYANAGLDEKRALAEAKANEHHKSMMRSSCSGLMEFLASSRLLTGPALAFYKRAHLI
- a CDS encoding FAD-dependent oxidoreductase, with the protein product MTYAITQTCCSDATCVAVCPVNCIHPTPEERAFGSTEMLHIDPKSCIDCGACADACPVDAIFPVDRLPAAQREYADINAAYYDGEEPGPAPEGPTFHAWGEPSFPRVLPADFAPLKVAVVGTGPAGMYAAQDLLLHTSAEVTLIDRLPVAGGLVRYGVAPDHPATKKVGDTFARFHAHPRVRMHLGLDVGTDVTHEEIAAHHDAVVYAVGAAADRKLAIPGEELPGSVSASAFVAWYNAHPDAARDPVDLSAERVVVVGNGNVALDVARILLADPETLARTDIADHALAALRASKVREVVLLGRRGPEDAAYTRSELLALRHVPGVDLVVDDHDPRTAPAIEAAAARDKAAALQGVGRARPDWQAPPAPGRRIVLRFHCAPVEVLGDDRVEAVRVEGGQVVQGSDGDGDGDGDVDGRTIRAGALLRAIGYRGVPVAGLPFDEATGTVPHEGGRVTGQPGTYVVGWIKRGPSGGIGANRTCAAETVSTLLADAVAGALPAPRHPAKGFRRLARRRNRKVVDARGLAAIERAEVARGHLDGRPRVKLATVEELVATARSGRPGLLR